One Bos javanicus breed banteng chromosome 9, ARS-OSU_banteng_1.0, whole genome shotgun sequence DNA window includes the following coding sequences:
- the LOC133253902 gene encoding HIG1 domain family member 1A, mitochondrial-like, with translation MSSDTDISLYSYDEDQGSKLIRKAREAPFVPMGMACFAAIVAYGLYRLKSRGHTKMSVHLIHMRVAAQGFVVGAMTLGMGYSLYQEFWGKPKP, from the coding sequence ATGTCAAGCGACACAGATATTTCTCTTTATTCATATGATGAAGATCAGGGATCTAAACTTATCCGAAAAGCTAGAGAGGCACCATTTGTCCCCATGGGAATGGCATGTTTTGCAGCAATTGTTGCATATGGATTATATAGATTGAAGAGCAGGGGACATACTAAAATGTCTGTTCACCTGATCCACATGCGTGTGGCAGCCCAAGGCTTTGTTGTTGGAGCAATGACTCTTGGTATGGGCTATTCCCTGTATCAAGAATTCTGGGGGAAACCTAAACCTTAG
- the POPDC3 gene encoding popeye domain-containing protein 3 → MEGNSSLWKNLIDEHPVCTIWKQEAEGAIYHLASILFVVGFMGGSGFFGLLYVFSLLGLGFLCSAVWAWVDVCAADMFSWNFILFVICFIRFVHIAYQVHSITFAREFQLLYSSLFQPLGTSLPDFRTIAMSSEVVTLEKEHCYAMQGKTSIDKLSLLVSGRIRVTVDGEFLHYIFPFQFLDSPEWDSLKPTEEGTFQVTLTAETDCRYVSWRRKKLYLLLAQHRYISRLFSVLIGSDIADKLYALNDRVYIGKRYHYDIRLPNFLQMSSPEMSKSSLTEHFQNSRRYCDK, encoded by the exons ATGGAAGGAAATTCAAGTTTATGGAAGAACCTAATCGATGAACACCCTGTCTGCACCatctggaagcaggaggctgaaGGAGCCATCTATCATCTAGCCAGCATTTTATTTGTAGTAGGTTTCATGGGTGGCAGTGGATTCTTCGGGCTCCTTTACGTCTTCAGTCTGCTGGGATTGGGTTTTCTCTGTTCTGCTGTCTGGGCCTGGGTGGATGTCTGTGCAGCCgacatgttttcctggaattttatACTGTTTGTCATCTGCTTCATACGGTTTGTTCACATTGCCTATCAAGTTCACAGCATAACCTTTGCCCGAGAATTTCAGCTGTTGTACAGCTCCCTCTTCCAGCCTCTGGGGACCTCTTTGCCTGACTTCAGAACTATTGCTATGAGCTCAGAAGTGGTTACTCTGGAAAAGGAGCACTGTTACGCCATGCAGGGGAAAACCTCCATCGACAAACTCTCCCTGCTTGTCTCAGGAAG GATCAGAGTGACAGTTGATGGCGAATTTCTGCATTACATTTTCCCCTTCCAGTTCCTGGATTCTCCTGAATGGGACTCACTGAAACCCACAGAGGAAGGCACTTTTCAG GTAACCCTCACAGCAGAAACTGATTGTCGATATGTGTCTTGGAGGAGAAAGAAATTATACTTGCTCTTGGCTCAGCATCGTTATATCTCCCGCCTGTTTTCGGTTTTAATTGGCAGTGACATTGCAGATAAACTCTATGCCTTGAATGACAGGGTGTACATAGGAAAAAGATACCATTATGATATTCGGTTACCCAACTTCCTTCAAATGTCAAGTCCTGAAATGTCCAAGTCATCCCTGACAGAACATTTTCAGAATTCCAGACGATATTGTGATAAATGA